The sequence TACTTCCGCGACGTCGGCGACTCCTTCGCCGAGTTCAAGGCCGGCGGCATCGCCGTCGTCTGCGGCGTCGAGCCGCGCAACAAGGACAACATCCTCGGCTACCGCCCCTGTGTGGGCATGGTCGGCGGCACCATATATTTCCGCGGCCCGATCCAGGGCTTCAGCGCCGGCGACGTCAAGCAGATCGAACTCTCCGACGCCGACTGGGATTGGCTGACTACTAATATCAAGCCATATCTCAAGGCAATCGACCGAACCAAATATCTGAAGGAACTCACCGCCGACCGCAACGCCTGGCAGAAGCTCATCGCCCTGACCCCGGCCGAGAAGGCTGAGCGCAAGGGCGCGCGCATGTCGACGACCGAGTTCCGCGAGACCGTCTGGGAGCCGGGCATCGGCAAGGGAGGCATCTTCGGGGAATATATAGACCATCCGCAGACCATCCTGCCGTATGTCACCACCGGCGAGGACCGGCGCTTCAAGCCCATGTGGTACAACGAGAAGTACCTGCCGCCGTGCGCCTACGCCTGCCCGTCGCGGATACCATCGCACAAGCGCGCTTCGCTCATCCGCCAGGGACGCCTCGAAGAGGCGCTGGCTCTGGTACTCGAATACAGCCCCTTCCCCGCGAGCGTCTGCGGCCAGGTCTGCCCGAACCTCTGCATGGACGCCTGCAGCCGCGGCCTCTTCGTCGACAAGCCGCATAACATCAAGCAGATGGGCTCGCTGAGCCTCGAAGTACCCGTGCCGAAAAAGGCTCGCTCCACCGGCAAGACTGTCGCCGTCATCGGCGGTGGCCCCGGCGGCCTTTCTGCCGCCTGGCAGCTGGCCCTGCGCGGCCACAGCGTCGATCTTTACGAAGCCAGCGGCAAGCTCGGTGGCAAGATGGAGATGGCGATCCCGCGCGAGCGTCTGAGCAAGGAAGTCCTGACCAAGGAACTCTCGCGTTTCGCTGAGATCGGCGTCGACGTTCATCTGAACACCAAGGTCAACAGCAAGCTGTTCGGCCAGATTTACAAGGACCATGAAGTCGTCATCATCGCCTCCGGAGCCCACGAGGCCCGCATCATCAAGTTCGAGGGCTGGGAAGAAGTCATCCCCGGAATCGAGTTCCTCAAGGCGATCAACTTCGGCCCGCTGTCGACAGCGAGCCCGAAACTCACATGGCCCGAGGGCACGAACCGCGAAGTCGATTTCAAGGGCGCGAAGGTCGTCGTCATCGGCGCCGGCAACGTCGGCATGGACATCGCCTGCCAGGCCTGGAACCTGGGCGCGGCGGAGGTCAACGCCGTGGACATCCAGCCGCCGGCGAGCTTCGGAGTCGAGCGGGAAGCGGCCGAGGCCAAGGGCACGAAGATCGTCTGGCCGAAGATAACCGAGCGTTACGACGCCAAAAAGAAAAAGCTCCATTTCAAGGACGGCAGCAGCATGGATGCCGACGCCGTCATCATCTCCATCGGTGAGAGCCCGGTGCTCGACTTCCTGCCCGCGGGCATGGACATCGAGCGCGGCTACCTGGTCGTCGATAACAACGGCCAGACATCCGACCCGAAGGTGTTCGCCGTCGGTGACGCCACCCGCCCGGGCCTGATCACCAACGCCATCGGCCAGGGCCGCGTCACCGCCGAAGCGGTCAATGCCCTTATGATGGAATACGACATCGTGCCGGAGATGAAGCAGGTCATCCCCTACGAGAAGATCAAGAGTGTTTATTACGAGGGTGGTCAACCAGAAGAGTTCATGCCCGAGCAGGAAGCCGCCACCTGCATGTCATGCGGCCTCTGCCGCGATTGCGGCATGTGCGTAGCGGTCTGTTACTACGACGCCATCACCCGCGTCGAGCGCGACGGCGACTGGGAATATGTAGTGGATGAAGAGAAGTGTATAGGCTGCGGCTTCTGCGCGGGGACTTGCCCCAGTGGGGTTTGGGAGATGGTTGAGAACGTGTAGCGTATGTGTTCTAAAAGATATAGTGACTATTATTTAATTCAAAGCGAGCAAGTGGCTCGCTTTTTTGATAACTTAAATAATTAAAGTGCCAAACTTGGATAAATAGTAGAAACTCACGGCTTATTAATTTAAACAGTAACAGTTATGAGTCAGATATATGCCTCGAAGCAAAAAAACCACTCAATTTCTTTTGGTGCAAGATACAATATTTGTCTTTGTCACTATTCTTTTCATTTCCTGCTTCGCACTTTTTATTATTCCATGGCTCTTTTCACCAAAACCTACAATGGTAGCACTTTATTTTGATACTTTTCCTCAAAATATTACGTTTAATAGCCCCACGGCTTCTATAAATATTGAATCACATTCCAGTGCTCAAGAAGCAACTTTTCCCATCTCAAAAAGAATCGAATTGCCTGAGCTTAAAGGGGCATTCGGTCTAAAGAAAGAATTTGCTTTGTACCAAGATGATCCTGGAACAAATCTTAATTATGCTATTTATAAACCACAATCTATGGAAAAAGTGGCTTCTATTTTGAAAGAGGATAATCGAATAAATGGAGATTAT is a genomic window of Actinomycetota bacterium containing:
- a CDS encoding FAD-dependent oxidoreductase, producing the protein MIINGNIKGERVSSREMEEQIQDAVKKGERSFTVHANGQHGIGGRIWPQDKKVKLTVDGPVGQRLGSMGMMGTEILVKGSTSDDAGWINCGANITVLGDVTNGAHNAGAQGKLYVQGGGGARCDTMTKFNPRFEPLQSWYFRDVGDSFAEFKAGGIAVVCGVEPRNKDNILGYRPCVGMVGGTIYFRGPIQGFSAGDVKQIELSDADWDWLTTNIKPYLKAIDRTKYLKELTADRNAWQKLIALTPAEKAERKGARMSTTEFRETVWEPGIGKGGIFGEYIDHPQTILPYVTTGEDRRFKPMWYNEKYLPPCAYACPSRIPSHKRASLIRQGRLEEALALVLEYSPFPASVCGQVCPNLCMDACSRGLFVDKPHNIKQMGSLSLEVPVPKKARSTGKTVAVIGGGPGGLSAAWQLALRGHSVDLYEASGKLGGKMEMAIPRERLSKEVLTKELSRFAEIGVDVHLNTKVNSKLFGQIYKDHEVVIIASGAHEARIIKFEGWEEVIPGIEFLKAINFGPLSTASPKLTWPEGTNREVDFKGAKVVVIGAGNVGMDIACQAWNLGAAEVNAVDIQPPASFGVEREAAEAKGTKIVWPKITERYDAKKKKLHFKDGSSMDADAVIISIGESPVLDFLPAGMDIERGYLVVDNNGQTSDPKVFAVGDATRPGLITNAIGQGRVTAEAVNALMMEYDIVPEMKQVIPYEKIKSVYYEGGQPEEFMPEQEAATCMSCGLCRDCGMCVAVCYYDAITRVERDGDWEYVVDEEKCIGCGFCAGTCPSGVWEMVENV